The genome window CTTGTCTAATAGATCCATTGCCCTTGTACGGATATTTTTTTCGCCGCGAAGCTCCAGCGGAACCATTACATTCTCCAGCGCGGTTAAGGTAGGCAACAGCTGGAAATTTTGGAAAATAAAGCCGATATATTGGTTACGCACCTGGGCCAGCTGGTCTTCGGTAAGTGTACCAAGGTTAATGCCGTTTAATTCTACAATTCCAGATGTGGCTCTGTCAAGCCCTGCGCAAAGGCCAAGCAGCGTTGTTTTACCGCTGCCCGATGGCCCTACAATGGCATTTGTTGATCCGGCGATAACGGCGAAATTTATATGATCAAGCACAGTAAGGGTTTTACCTGCGCTTTGATATGTTTTTGTAAGATTTGAAATACGAAGGATATTTTCCACTATTAGCCTTATTTATTTATAGATAGTGAAAATATGTTTTTGTTACTTATTTCAGGCTAAATTGAGTTTCAGTTGTTGCAAATGTTGTAAAAGTTATACTTCAATGACATACGTTGCTGCCAGTACTTATGTTGATGTTCGTTCCTGCTTTAAAAGAGGCTACTATAAAACACGCTTATAGTCTTTGTTTTAAGCGGGCTTTAATTACGCTTTCCCATTCTTCCTGTAATATACTTAAAACAATTGAGTCCCGCCGTCCGCCTTCCTGCAGCGGCATATTGTTTCTCAATATCCCCTCCGGTACGCAGCCAATGCTTTTCATTGCTGAAATACTTAGTTCATTTCTTGCGTCGGCTCTAAATTCAACCCTTAAAGCATTTAACGTTTCAAAGGCAAACTGCAACAGCAAATATTTGCAATGCTTGTTTAAGCCGGTACCCCTGAATTTTTCGCCATACCAGGTGTAACCTAGCTGAACGGTTTGCCATGCAGGCAAAATATCATAAAAACGGGTGCTGCCGGCATAGCTTTGGCTTTGCTTATCATATACAATAAACGGGTATTCTTTCCCTGTAGCTTTGTTGGTAACAGCGTCATCAATATACCTGCGCATGCCATCGGCCCCGCGGGCGCTTAAATAAGAATATTTCCATGTATCAGGTTCGTTCAGCGCAAAAGGCAACAGATTATAGTAATCGCTTTCAAGCAAGGGCCTCAGCAACACGCGCTCGTCTTCCAGTATGTAGTTCATATTTTGATCATAGTTTAGCGCTGTCATATTTACTGTATTAAAAAGTCAAATTTGAATAATCTTGAATCGTACGTTTTTACCAGGGTATCACCGATTGCAATGGTGCCGTTTATCATTTCATCCAAATGGCTGCGCCGGGTACGATGATTAGTTATGGCTGCGCGAATAACATAATTACCATTTAATAATGTGCTCGAAGGGGCAGCTATTCCTTTTTCCTGCATCCTCATCAATAGTTCTTTGTTTAAAATATTTAACTGATTATCATCCATATTTCCCGGGTTGTACCTAAAGCACACTACGTTCATGGTAACTGAAGCCATCAATTCTAACTCAGGATGCTTACTAACCTGGTTGCCCAGGTAAAACGCCTGGTCAATGTTTTGTGATATCATAGCGGCATATTTATCAGCGCCATGTTCTTTTAGGCTCATCCAAACCTTCAGGGCTTTAAAGCCCCTTGAAAGTTCCATGCCATAGTTCGAAATGGTTTCGGGACCGGCTGCCAGGCCCCTGTCATGGGCAGTCAGATAGTTAACTGTTGTTGCAAAGGCAGCCTTGTGTGCTGTCGCATCTTTAAATAACACGCAGCCTACTTCATATTGCATATACATCCACTTATGCAGGTCAAAGGCAACGCTGTCGGCTTCTTCAATTGCTTTAAGCTTGTCCCTGTAAGCCGGGGCTAATTTGGCCAATGCGCCGAAAGCGCCGTCAATATGAAACCAGATCTTTTCTTTGCGTGCTATTTGCAAAAGTTCACTTAACGGGTCAATAGCCCCGGTGTTTACAGTGCCTGCATTGCCAATTATGCAGAACGGAAGAAAACCTGCGTCCTTGTCCTCCTTAATTTTAGCTTTCAGCGCTTCTGTATCAATTTCAAAATTATCATTTACCGCTATCTTTCTCAATTGCTGGTTGCCTATACCAATTACTTCGGCGGCTTTACCAATACAGTTGTGGGTTTCGCTGCTGCAATAGGCAATTAATTTGCCGGGAGCAGCATAAACGCCGGCATTTTTTGCATTGGCAATAATGGTATTGCGTGCAACAATAAGACCTGTAATATTAGCTATAGAGCCGCCGCTAACTAATATGCCGCTACCTGTTGCCGGGTAATTCATCAATTGTTTACACCAGTTGATAACCTGCTTATCCACATACAAGGCACTTTGATCGCCAATAGCAGTATTGCTGTTCATTACCCCTGCCAGTAAGTCTGCAAATGCGCCCATTGGTGTACCCGTACCCTGTACCCAAGAAAAGTATTTTGGATGGATATTACCGCCGTGATAAGGAAAAATATTTTGCTTAAAATCCCGGTAAACATCAAAGATATTTTCAGGTTGATGGGGCAGGGGCGTACTTAGTTCGGCTTTTACCAGTTGAGGTACCGGAGTCCATACCGGTTTTTCACCAATGCCTTTTAAATAATCGACCATGTCATCAATTATTTGATGGCCTAAAGTTTTAATATCATCCCAATCTACAGGGTCTAGCCCAATTTCTGGCTTTGAACTTATTTCATTCATAAAAGTTATTTGCATTACAAAAGTGGCGTATAAATAATTAATAAAACAGATGCAGATTTGCTATTTTTGCACATAACAGAAGTAGCTTACGCGGTTCATTTTCTAAATTTTGCTAAGTTGTGTCCTTCAATTAAGATTAAAAACCCGATAGTTGCTAATAAATGGTTAATAGCTTAACACGTACCACCAAGCCTGATGAAGACTTTTTGTATATGCAAATTGCCGACAGGTTGGGCAGCCAGATCAATCAGCTGATATTAAGGACCGGAGAAAAATTGCCTTCTGTTCGCGCTTTGAGTCAGGAGCAAGGGATAAGCCTGAGCACAGCATATAAGGCTTATGTGCAGTTAGAGATCAGGGGATTAATAGAAGCAAGGCCAAAATCCGGCTATTACGTGCGGTACACACCCGCCCGTTCCTTTAACGAGCCAAAACGCGAACGGCTTGCGGGCGAATCAGAAAAGGTAAGTCTTGACGAGATGATCGCTATGGTGTATCGTAATTTTTCGGCGGATAGTATTGTCAAATTATCCATGGCTTCACCCGCCTTATCTCTGTTGCCGCTGGCTAAACTTAATAAATCAATGGCAGAGGCTGTTCGTTTAAGCGCTGATAGCTGTATCAGCTATGAGGCTGTTCAGGGCAATGCAAATTTAAGAACACACATAGCACGGCAGGCTTTTGCCTGGGGAGGTAATATATTACCTGACGATGTTGTAACGACGCAAGGCTGTATGGAAGCTCTTGTGTTTTGCCTGAGTGCGGTAACCAAACCGGGCGATGTGGTAGCAATTGAATGCCCAACATATTTCGGGATCTTCAGCACTGTACAAAGCCTGGGCCTTAAAATTGTAGAGATCCCTACCAGCTCAACCGAAGGCCCCGACCTGGATTATTTAGCAAAGGCAATCAATCTGCATCAAATAAAAGTTTGTTTGTTTGTCCCCACCTTTAGTAACCCATTAGGTTATTGTATGACCAATGAAAAGAAAAAGAAGCTGGTTGAACTGTTAGCCAAAAATGAAGTGCCACTTATTGAGGATGATATTTATGGTGAAATGTATTTTGGCAGAACCAGGCCACGCACCTGCAAGAGTTACGATGCTAAAGGTTTGGTTATGTTATGCTCGTCAGTATCAAAAACACTGGCACCCGGCTATCGGGTAGGCTGGTGCATTCCGGGCAGGTTTAAGGCGCAGATCATTAATTTAAAATTGATGCACTCGCTTTCATCAGCATCGCCAACACATGCGGCAATCGGCCACTTTTTCGAAACAGGCAGATATGACCTGCACATGCGAAACCTGCGTAAGGCGCTGCACACGCAGTGTTTAAGATATACCCAGGCCATTACTGAATACTTTCCGGACGACGTTAAGGTTAGCAGGCCGGAGGGTGGTTATGTATTATGGATTGAACTAAATAAAAAAGTTGATGCTTTTGAACTTTATAAACAGGCTATTGCATTTAAAATTAGCATCTCTCCGGGACAAATCTTCAGTACTGACAGCCGCTTTACCAATTTTATAAGGATCAGTTTTGGAACGCCATATAATGAAGAAATTGATAAAAGCCTTAAAAAATTAGGACAATTAATGAGCGAATTTTAAAATGACGCCAACCATCCGTAATAATATCCGTTATATAAAAATATGATCCAATCTTCCTTAACACACCGTCTAAAAGATCAGCACAGGGCAATTACCCCCATTATTATAAAGCTCAATGACAGGCAAATACAACAACATGTAATTCGTGGTAAATGGAGCATTCATGAACATATTGCCCATTTGGCCAAATATCAGCCTGTTTTTATCGACAGGGTGCGTAAAATATTATTAATGGATAACCCTGAATTTGAAAAGTATAGCGCTGAGGATGATGATGGCTTTGAGATTTATTGCGCGTTTACCACCTATGAGTTGCTGAAAAAGATCTCGACTGACAGGGAAGTGATTTATAATCTTGTAACTAAATTATCGCCTGATAAGCTTGACCGAAAGGGCTCGCATCCCCAATATGGAAAGTTAGATATATTAGAATGGACCGAGTTTTTTCTACTGCATGAAGCACACCATTTATTTGCTATTTTTCAATTGACGCATAGTATCATATAACACTTAAAATCTTTGCTTTACTCAATCGTCCTCAATAAGTAAAAATTCATTGTTATTTTTACCTGCTTTTATATTAAAATATAAAATAACAACTTATGCCTGCAGACAAACCAAAACAACCGGGAATTTTCAGCTTGCTAAAGCCATATTCGGGACTGGTATTTTTGCTGATATTATTTGCGTTGTTTAGCAACAGTGTAAACTTATGGCTCCCTAAAATAATTGCACATGGTATTGATGATTATATTCATAGCATGATGCGGAGGGTTCATTTCGATACAGGTCCGGTTATTATCAAATTTACACTGGCGGTAGTGTTTGTTTTTATTTGTTCGTATCTGCAAAGTATCATTCAGACCTATACCTCTGAAAGGGTGGCCCGCGACCTGAGAACAAGGCTTTCGGACAAGATTTCACGCCAAAGCTATGCTTTTGTTGAGCAGGTAAATCCATCAAAGCTTTTAACCAACCTTACTGCAGATGTTGATTCCATAAAGTTATTTGTATCGCAGGCGCTGGTATCAATCGTATCATCAGTATTTATTATTGTGGGTGCCAGTATTTTGCTGTTAACCATCAACTGGAAATTGGCGTTGTGCGTTATTGCTATCATTCCTATAATTGGGGGTACGTTTTTTTACGTGTTAAAAAAGGTACGAAAGCTTTTTATACAAAGCCGCGAGGTTATTGACTGGTTGAACAAGGTAATAAACGAAAGTATCTTAGGAGCGGCATTAATAAGGGTTATCAATTCGCAACAGCTGGAGTTTGATAAGTTTTTACAGGCCAATACCAAAGCCAAAGATTTCGGCCTTTCCATTTTGCGGCTATTCGCCGGCCTTATCCCCGTAATTACATTTTCAGCAAATATTGCCATGCTCAGCATTTTGGCGCTGGGAGGGCACTTTGTTATTAATGGGACAATGAGCCTGGGCGATTTCTCGGCTTTTAACAGCTATCTGGCGCAGTTAATATTTCCAATCCTCGTTATTGGCTTCATGAGCAATATTATAGCCCAGGCAACGGCTTCATTTCAAAGGATAAACATGGTTTTGAATGCGTCGGACAATGTTGAAACCGGTGTTTTAAAAACGACTTTATTGGGAAATATTCAAATAAATGATGTTTCATTGTCTTATGGGCAAAAGCCTGCGCTTAAATCTATAACGATGGATATAAAAGCTGGGTCTAAAATTGCGGTTATAGGTCCAACAGCTGCGGGTAAAACGCAGCTGCTTTACCTGCTTACCGGTTTAATTAAGCCTGGTAGCGGAACCATATTGTTTGATGGCAAGAGTATTGACGAGTACGACAGCGAGGTGTTTTACAAGCAGGTGGGGTTTGTTTTTCAGGACAGCATTATTTTTAACATGAGCATTCGTGAAAATATAGCTTTCAGCGACACTGTCACTGATGAATCGTTACAAAAAGCGATAGATACTGCCGAATTGAGAGAGTTCGTCGAAAGTCTTCCTGAGAAGCTCAGTACCGTAGTATCGGAACGAGGCTCGAGCTTGTCCGGGGGACAAAAGCAGCGCATCATGCTGGCGCGGGCGCTTGCAATCAATCCAAAGGTGTTGTTGCTGGATGACTTCACAGCACGGGTTGACGCCAATACCGAAAATAAGATATTGGCAAATATTCAAAAAAACTATCCGGGTTTAACCTTGCTTTCGGTCACTCAAAAAATAGCATCCGTAGCACATTACGACCAGATAATTTTATTGATGCAGGGCGAAATTGTAGCCAGCGGCAAGCACGACGACCTGCTGAAAACAAGCCCTGAATACGTACAGATCTATAATTCGCAACAAAGTACCAGCAATTATGAACTACAACCTAAATGAGCTGCAGGCAAAGGCGCAAAAAACCTCAACCTGGGCGTCTTTAAATAAACTGCTACAGTTGATTGCGCACGAAAGGAGAAACCTTTGGCTGGCTTTTTTTACCATATTGGTCACCTCAACCATAAACTTAATGGGGCCGCTGGTTATTGGTAAAACCATTGATAATTACATTTTTACAGCGCACAAAAATTATTATGGGGTATTGGTAAATTGCGGTATTTTGTTTTGCATGTACCTCGTTTCGCTGGTAACCAGTTATGTGCAAACTATGCTGATGGGTGGAGTAGGGCAGCGCATGTTATTTACCCTCCGTAACGCTATTTTTAATAAATTGCAGTTATTGCCGGTAGGTTTTTTCAATCAGAATAAAGCGGGAGATCTCATCTCACGGGTTAATAATGACACGGATAAACTTAACCAGTTCTTCTCGCAGTCTTTAATGCAATTTATTGGCAGCATAGCCACCATGCTTGGCGCAGGGATATTTTTACTGGCTATTAATATCAAGCTTGGTGCAGCAACGCTTATTCCGGCGGTTATTATCTTAATTTTTACCAGCGCTACATCAGCATGGGTTAAAAGAAAGAATGCAGTGAACTTAAAAAGTGTTGGAGGTATGAGTGCCGAAATACAGGAAAGCCTGAATAATTTCAAGGTAATCATTGCTTTTAATCGCCGCGATTATTTTCGTAAACGTTTTGACGAGGCGAATCAGGAGAATTATAGGACGTCCATAGGTGCAGGTATCGCCAATAACTCGTATGTACCCGTGTACGGCTTATTCTCAAGCCTTGCGCAGCTTATTGTATTGGCCTATGGTATTTATTTGGTATCGAAAGGCGAGTTGGGCATTGGATTACTTGCGGTAAGCTTTTTATCATATGCTAACAACTTTTACAATCCTTTAAGGCAGCTGGCTGCATTGTGGACAAATTTCCAGGTTGCTATGGCGGGTTGGGACAGGATCTCGCAGATTCTTTCTTTGGATTCAGATCTGGCAATTGAGACGAGCGCCGAAACAGAGCCAAATGCGCCCCTTTTGGAATTCAGGAATGTGTATTTTGGCTATGAGGCTGATAAAGAAATTTTACATAACATAAGTTTTCAACTCGAATCAGGTAAAACTTATGCGCTTGTTGGCCCCACAGGTGGCGGGAAAACTACCACGGCGTCATTGATAGCCAGGTTATATGACCCTGATAAAGGACAGGTTTTACTTAACGGGAAAAACATCAGGAGTTATGAACCCGTTGATCGTACGAAAAAGATAGGGTTTATTTTACAGGAGCCATTTCTGTTTACGGGTACCGTGCGTGAAAATATTTTATATGGCAATGATCTGTACGTTAACTATAACAATGAACAATTGGAACAGGTAATCCGCGAGGCCAATCTGGGTAGTTTATTGGCTATATTTGAGAGCGGCATGGATACAAAAGTGCTATCAGGTGGTGATAGCATCAGTCTTGGGCAAAAACAACTGATCGCTTTTATGCGTGCTGTTTTACGAAACCCCGAATTACTTATTTTAGATGAAGCAACTGCAAACATTGATACGATTACTGAAAAATTATTAAGTGATATTTTAAATAACCTGCCTGCAACAACAACCCGCGTAATTATAGCACACAGGCTGAATACGATTGAAAATGCAGACGAAATATTCTTCGTTAACTCGGGCGAAGTGGTTCGCGCCGGGTCGTTCGATCACGCAATGGACATGTTATTACAGGGAAAAAGAGTTAGTTGAGGTTAGGGATAATAGACCGGAAAGAGATTGTTTTCCTATCGCTGATGTTGGTGTAAGCAGATCTTTTCAGGCTGATATACGGTTAATTGTAAACTGTTAACGGCTAATCCCTATTCTTAACTAATCTCTCAACTCTAACCGCTAATCTCCAATTTTTTTTATACACTTGTAAATAAACTATAAACCTATTATGCAGAGATATACAGGTCAGAAACGAATTTTAGTTGCTACAGATTGTATAATTTTCGGATTTGACGGATGGAATTTAAAATTACTGCTCGTTCAGCGTAACATTGAGCCCGAAAAAAACAAATGGAGCCTTATGGGAGGTTTTATTCAGCCATCGGAGTCTCCGGAGGATGCTGCGAACCGGGTTTTAGAATTACGTACTGGTTTGAAAAATGTTTACATGGAGCAATTTCAGGTATTTGGCAAGCCTGACCGGGACCCGGTTGAGCGAACGCTATCCATCGCTTATTTTGCGCTTATTGATATTCACCAGTATGAACAACAGATAAGTGATGAATACCATGCAGAATGGTTTTTGCTTAAGGATGTGCCTGAACTGATCTTTGACCATAATGAAATGGTTAAACTAGCTCAAAGGCAGTTGCGCTATAAAGCGGCACTGCACCCGATTTTATTCCAGTTACTCCCCGAAAAATTCACTATTCCACAACTCCAGGCCCTTTACGAAGGCGTTTATAACACCACGTTTGATGACCGTAACTTTAGCCGCAAACTTTTATCAACAGGCTTGCTGGTTAAGCTGGCCGAAAAAGATAAATTTTCGTCTAAAAAAGGAGCGTTTTATTACAAGCTCGATCAATCACACTATACCGAAAACTTTGAAAGATTTTTAAATTTAGTGCCTAATCCTGACAAGTTTTTTTAGGGAAGAAAGTATTGTCAAGGCTTAACTGTTTTCTGAATAGTATGATACTGTGTTATATTAGATCATCAAATTATATATTTGGGATAATAACCTTTAAATTATTAGCTAACAACTTGATTTTTGCTTAAATAAAACAGTTTTAGGATATACAAGCGATAGTGAGAAAAAAGTATATTCGTACATTGGTTTTTTGGGTTTGCAGCAATAGCACACCGTGAGGAGCATAATTAATTGGGTTAATTATAACATAGTCCAAAAGATGTTCATAAAATTTGCCGTGGCTATATTAGAGCAGTAGATATTGATGAAGAAACTTTTATACTTATTGCTGATTTTTCTTGCCTGTTCGCAACTTGCATCAGCGCAACAGAAGCCGCAGTACACGCAGTATGTTTTTAATAATTATCTTTTAAATCCGGCCGTAGCAGGTATTGAAAATTATACGGATGTCAAAGCTGGTTACCGGAGCCAGTGGACGGGCTTGCAGGGAGCCCCCGTAACAAGCTATCTAACTGTAAATGCGCCGCTTGGGCAAAATTTTTTACAGGGCGACGCAACTGCGTTCCCGGCCAGCGGAGGAATAAATCCGTCGAGCAGGTTATACACCCAAAACTATATGGCTGCAGAGCCGCACCATGGTATTGGTTTCATGGTAGTAAGTGACCAGGCAGGGCCTATTAACCAAACCAATATTGCTGCATCATATGCCTATCACCTGGGGCTTTCCGGCAATTTAAACCTCGCTGTAGGCGTTTCCGCCGGTGTTAATCATATTAGCCTTAATACTTCATTAATCACCCTTGAGAATCCGCTTGATCCGGCTATAAGTAACGGCAACAATAGCCAATGGAAGCCGGATGTA of Mucilaginibacter xinganensis contains these proteins:
- a CDS encoding aminotransferase-like domain-containing protein, whose amino-acid sequence is MVNSLTRTTKPDEDFLYMQIADRLGSQINQLILRTGEKLPSVRALSQEQGISLSTAYKAYVQLEIRGLIEARPKSGYYVRYTPARSFNEPKRERLAGESEKVSLDEMIAMVYRNFSADSIVKLSMASPALSLLPLAKLNKSMAEAVRLSADSCISYEAVQGNANLRTHIARQAFAWGGNILPDDVVTTQGCMEALVFCLSAVTKPGDVVAIECPTYFGIFSTVQSLGLKIVEIPTSSTEGPDLDYLAKAINLHQIKVCLFVPTFSNPLGYCMTNEKKKKLVELLAKNEVPLIEDDIYGEMYFGRTRPRTCKSYDAKGLVMLCSSVSKTLAPGYRVGWCIPGRFKAQIINLKLMHSLSSASPTHAAIGHFFETGRYDLHMRNLRKALHTQCLRYTQAITEYFPDDVKVSRPEGGYVLWIELNKKVDAFELYKQAIAFKISISPGQIFSTDSRFTNFIRISFGTPYNEEIDKSLKKLGQLMSEF
- a CDS encoding NUDIX hydrolase, whose protein sequence is MQRYTGQKRILVATDCIIFGFDGWNLKLLLVQRNIEPEKNKWSLMGGFIQPSESPEDAANRVLELRTGLKNVYMEQFQVFGKPDRDPVERTLSIAYFALIDIHQYEQQISDEYHAEWFLLKDVPELIFDHNEMVKLAQRQLRYKAALHPILFQLLPEKFTIPQLQALYEGVYNTTFDDRNFSRKLLSTGLLVKLAEKDKFSSKKGAFYYKLDQSHYTENFERFLNLVPNPDKFF
- a CDS encoding pyridoxal phosphate-dependent decarboxylase family protein yields the protein MNEISSKPEIGLDPVDWDDIKTLGHQIIDDMVDYLKGIGEKPVWTPVPQLVKAELSTPLPHQPENIFDVYRDFKQNIFPYHGGNIHPKYFSWVQGTGTPMGAFADLLAGVMNSNTAIGDQSALYVDKQVINWCKQLMNYPATGSGILVSGGSIANITGLIVARNTIIANAKNAGVYAAPGKLIAYCSSETHNCIGKAAEVIGIGNQQLRKIAVNDNFEIDTEALKAKIKEDKDAGFLPFCIIGNAGTVNTGAIDPLSELLQIARKEKIWFHIDGAFGALAKLAPAYRDKLKAIEEADSVAFDLHKWMYMQYEVGCVLFKDATAHKAAFATTVNYLTAHDRGLAAGPETISNYGMELSRGFKALKVWMSLKEHGADKYAAMISQNIDQAFYLGNQVSKHPELELMASVTMNVVCFRYNPGNMDDNQLNILNKELLMRMQEKGIAAPSSTLLNGNYVIRAAITNHRTRRSHLDEMINGTIAIGDTLVKTYDSRLFKFDFLIQ
- a CDS encoding ABC transporter ATP-binding protein yields the protein MPADKPKQPGIFSLLKPYSGLVFLLILFALFSNSVNLWLPKIIAHGIDDYIHSMMRRVHFDTGPVIIKFTLAVVFVFICSYLQSIIQTYTSERVARDLRTRLSDKISRQSYAFVEQVNPSKLLTNLTADVDSIKLFVSQALVSIVSSVFIIVGASILLLTINWKLALCVIAIIPIIGGTFFYVLKKVRKLFIQSREVIDWLNKVINESILGAALIRVINSQQLEFDKFLQANTKAKDFGLSILRLFAGLIPVITFSANIAMLSILALGGHFVINGTMSLGDFSAFNSYLAQLIFPILVIGFMSNIIAQATASFQRINMVLNASDNVETGVLKTTLLGNIQINDVSLSYGQKPALKSITMDIKAGSKIAVIGPTAAGKTQLLYLLTGLIKPGSGTILFDGKSIDEYDSEVFYKQVGFVFQDSIIFNMSIRENIAFSDTVTDESLQKAIDTAELREFVESLPEKLSTVVSERGSSLSGGQKQRIMLARALAINPKVLLLDDFTARVDANTENKILANIQKNYPGLTLLSVTQKIASVAHYDQIILLMQGEIVASGKHDDLLKTSPEYVQIYNSQQSTSNYELQPK
- a CDS encoding GNAT family N-acetyltransferase, translating into MTALNYDQNMNYILEDERVLLRPLLESDYYNLLPFALNEPDTWKYSYLSARGADGMRRYIDDAVTNKATGKEYPFIVYDKQSQSYAGSTRFYDILPAWQTVQLGYTWYGEKFRGTGLNKHCKYLLLQFAFETLNALRVEFRADARNELSISAMKSIGCVPEGILRNNMPLQEGGRRDSIVLSILQEEWESVIKARLKQRL
- a CDS encoding ABC transporter ATP-binding protein, with amino-acid sequence MENILRISNLTKTYQSAGKTLTVLDHINFAVIAGSTNAIVGPSGSGKTTLLGLCAGLDRATSGIVELNGINLGTLTEDQLAQVRNQYIGFIFQNFQLLPTLTALENVMVPLELRGEKNIRTRAMDLLDKVGLADRSHHYPTQLSGGEQQRVSLARAFSNAPRILFADEPTGNLDAETSEKVVKLLFDLNREAGTTLVVVTHDLELAAKTQRIIRIKGGKLVADDLTDKG
- a CDS encoding ABC transporter ATP-binding protein; this encodes MNYNLNELQAKAQKTSTWASLNKLLQLIAHERRNLWLAFFTILVTSTINLMGPLVIGKTIDNYIFTAHKNYYGVLVNCGILFCMYLVSLVTSYVQTMLMGGVGQRMLFTLRNAIFNKLQLLPVGFFNQNKAGDLISRVNNDTDKLNQFFSQSLMQFIGSIATMLGAGIFLLAINIKLGAATLIPAVIILIFTSATSAWVKRKNAVNLKSVGGMSAEIQESLNNFKVIIAFNRRDYFRKRFDEANQENYRTSIGAGIANNSYVPVYGLFSSLAQLIVLAYGIYLVSKGELGIGLLAVSFLSYANNFYNPLRQLAALWTNFQVAMAGWDRISQILSLDSDLAIETSAETEPNAPLLEFRNVYFGYEADKEILHNISFQLESGKTYALVGPTGGGKTTTASLIARLYDPDKGQVLLNGKNIRSYEPVDRTKKIGFILQEPFLFTGTVRENILYGNDLYVNYNNEQLEQVIREANLGSLLAIFESGMDTKVLSGGDSISLGQKQLIAFMRAVLRNPELLILDEATANIDTITEKLLSDILNNLPATTTRVIIAHRLNTIENADEIFFVNSGEVVRAGSFDHAMDMLLQGKRVS
- a CDS encoding PorP/SprF family type IX secretion system membrane protein; amino-acid sequence: MKKLLYLLLIFLACSQLASAQQKPQYTQYVFNNYLLNPAVAGIENYTDVKAGYRSQWTGLQGAPVTSYLTVNAPLGQNFLQGDATAFPASGGINPSSRLYTQNYMAAEPHHGIGFMVVSDQAGPINQTNIAASYAYHLGLSGNLNLAVGVSAGVNHISLNTSLITLENPLDPAISNGNNSQWKPDVSVGGWLYSSNYYIGASVQQLIPQNLYFSTNNSYNQSKTVPQYFLTGGVKVFLTDEITLLPSFLIKVIEPTPITYDLNAKFSFSDKFWFGGSYRHNDSFGVLAGVNVSSFINIGYSYDITTSALNTVSNGTHEIVIGLLLNNRYKVTCPQHLF
- a CDS encoding DinB family protein, which codes for MIQSSLTHRLKDQHRAITPIIIKLNDRQIQQHVIRGKWSIHEHIAHLAKYQPVFIDRVRKILLMDNPEFEKYSAEDDDGFEIYCAFTTYELLKKISTDREVIYNLVTKLSPDKLDRKGSHPQYGKLDILEWTEFFLLHEAHHLFAIFQLTHSII